In a single window of the Bradyrhizobium sp. ORS 285 genome:
- the dxr gene encoding 1-deoxy-D-xylulose-5-phosphate reductoisomerase, giving the protein MSAVPLRNNKAETTDVRSITVLGATGSIGDSTMDLLRGAPERYRVEALTGNSNVEGLAKLAREFNPRFVAVADPARLAELREALAGTGIECGAGESAIIEAGARPADWVMAAVSGAAGLKPALAAVDRGATVALANKECLVCAGDFFMERAAQAGACILPADSEHNALFQALSSGNREELVRVIITASGGPFRTWAPADIEQATLAQALKHPNWSMGQKITIDSASMMNKGLEVIEASYLFALSPDEIDVLVHPQSIVHGMVEFSDRSVVAQLGAPDMRIPIAHCLGWPERIKGPSARLDLAKIGTLTFEAPDFERFPGLRLAYDSLRTGRGATTVFNAANEIAVAAFIAGKIRFGAIARLVEATLEHWTRSGNLAPLSSADDAIAIDHDARKRAAALLPEIAAKAS; this is encoded by the coding sequence ATGAGCGCAGTGCCATTGCGGAACAACAAGGCCGAAACGACTGACGTGCGCAGCATCACCGTGCTCGGCGCCACCGGCTCGATCGGCGATTCGACCATGGACCTGCTGCGCGGCGCCCCGGAGCGCTACCGGGTCGAGGCGCTGACCGGCAACAGCAACGTCGAGGGACTGGCCAAGCTCGCCCGCGAGTTCAATCCCCGCTTCGTCGCGGTCGCCGATCCCGCGCGACTCGCCGAACTGCGCGAGGCCCTCGCCGGCACGGGAATCGAGTGCGGGGCAGGGGAGAGCGCCATCATCGAGGCCGGCGCGCGTCCCGCCGACTGGGTGATGGCCGCAGTGTCCGGCGCCGCCGGCCTGAAGCCGGCGCTGGCCGCCGTCGATCGCGGCGCGACCGTCGCGCTCGCCAACAAGGAATGCCTCGTCTGCGCCGGCGATTTCTTCATGGAGCGCGCCGCACAGGCCGGCGCCTGCATCCTGCCCGCCGATTCGGAACACAATGCGCTGTTCCAGGCCCTGTCCTCCGGCAATCGCGAGGAACTGGTTCGCGTGATCATCACGGCTTCCGGCGGACCGTTCCGCACCTGGGCGCCTGCGGATATCGAGCAGGCGACGCTGGCGCAGGCGCTCAAGCATCCGAACTGGAGCATGGGGCAGAAGATCACGATCGATTCGGCCTCGATGATGAACAAGGGCCTCGAGGTGATCGAGGCGTCCTATCTGTTCGCGCTGTCACCGGACGAGATCGACGTGCTGGTCCACCCGCAGTCGATCGTCCACGGCATGGTCGAATTCTCCGACCGCTCGGTGGTCGCCCAGCTCGGCGCGCCCGACATGCGCATCCCGATCGCGCATTGCCTCGGCTGGCCGGAGCGCATCAAGGGCCCCTCGGCGCGGCTCGATCTCGCCAAGATCGGCACGCTGACGTTCGAGGCGCCCGATTTCGAGCGGTTCCCCGGGCTGCGGCTGGCCTATGATTCGCTGCGCACCGGCCGGGGTGCGACGACGGTGTTCAACGCGGCGAACGAGATCGCGGTGGCTGCCTTCATCGCCGGAAAGATTCGATTCGGCGCGATCGCCCGGCTGGTCGAGGCGACGCTCGAGCATTGGACGCGTTCGGGTAATTTGGCACCGCTCAGCTCGGCTGACGATGCGATCGCCATTGACCATGACGCTCGAAAAAGAGCTGCGGCCCTCTTGCCTGAAATCGCCGCAAAAGCATCTTAG
- the rseP gene encoding RIP metalloprotease RseP, producing the protein MTEFFHHIFNTLSSGLLGTIIPFLFVLTIVVFFHELGHFLVARWCGVKVLTFSLGFGPELIGFNDRHNTRWKISAIPLGGYVKFFGDESEASTPSTEALAKMTAEERADSFHHKTVGQRAAIVAAGPIANFILAVIIFAGMALYFGKPNTTPRVDAVQPDSVAAAAGFKTGDVIAAIDGRSIETFGDMQRIVSVNAGTELTFLIKRDGSEITLKATPALQERKDTFGNSHRIGVLGIQYNAKPDESRAIPVGFLESIKFGFEQVWFIITTTFKFIGSLFAGSGNAGDLGGPIRIAQLSGQAASLGFQVLVNWCAMISVSIGLLNLFPVPLLDGGHLLFYGFEAVRGRPLSERAQEMGFRIGLGLVLMLMVFATYNDILHLAGS; encoded by the coding sequence ATGACCGAATTTTTCCACCACATTTTCAATACGTTGAGCAGCGGCCTGCTCGGCACCATCATCCCCTTCCTGTTCGTGCTGACGATCGTGGTGTTCTTCCACGAGCTCGGCCACTTCCTGGTCGCGCGCTGGTGCGGCGTGAAGGTCTTAACGTTTTCGCTCGGATTTGGTCCGGAACTGATCGGTTTCAACGACCGGCACAACACGCGCTGGAAGATCTCCGCCATTCCGCTCGGCGGCTATGTGAAGTTCTTCGGCGACGAATCCGAGGCGTCCACCCCGTCGACCGAGGCGCTCGCCAAGATGACGGCCGAGGAGCGCGCCGACAGCTTCCATCACAAGACGGTCGGCCAGCGCGCGGCGATCGTGGCGGCCGGTCCGATCGCCAATTTCATCCTGGCCGTGATCATCTTCGCCGGCATGGCGCTGTATTTCGGCAAGCCCAACACCACGCCGCGGGTCGACGCCGTGCAGCCGGACAGCGTCGCGGCCGCCGCCGGGTTCAAGACCGGTGACGTGATCGCCGCCATCGATGGCCGCTCGATCGAGACGTTCGGCGACATGCAGCGCATCGTCTCCGTCAACGCCGGCACCGAGCTGACCTTCCTGATCAAGCGTGACGGCTCCGAAATCACCCTGAAAGCCACGCCGGCGCTCCAGGAGCGCAAGGACACGTTCGGGAACAGTCACCGAATCGGCGTCCTCGGCATCCAGTACAACGCCAAGCCGGACGAATCGCGGGCGATCCCGGTCGGGTTCCTCGAATCGATCAAGTTCGGCTTCGAGCAGGTCTGGTTCATCATCACCACGACCTTCAAGTTCATCGGGTCCCTGTTCGCCGGAAGCGGCAATGCCGGCGACCTCGGCGGCCCGATCCGGATTGCCCAGCTTTCGGGGCAGGCGGCGAGCCTCGGGTTCCAGGTGCTGGTCAACTGGTGTGCGATGATCTCGGTCTCGATCGGCCTGCTCAACCTGTTCCCGGTGCCGCTGCTCGATGGCGGACACCTGCTGTTTTACGGGTTCGAGGCCGTGCGCGGCCGTCCGCTGTCCGAGCGGGCGCAGGAGATGGGGTTCCGAATCGGGCTGGGACTGGTCCTCATGCTCATGGTCTTTGCAACCTATAACGACATCCTGCACCTCGCGGGCTCGTGA
- the bamA gene encoding outer membrane protein assembly factor BamA, translating to MKFGLRVRGGLAAAFIMFAGTAALPVASVVVSSPAAAQTVNSIEVVGNRRVELETIRSYFKPGPGGTLDAGRVDDGLKALIETGLFSDVKINRQGGRLIVTVVENPVIGRVAFEGNKKVKDEQLQGEVQSKPRGTLSRPMVQSDAQRIAEIYRRSGRYDVRVTPEMIEQPNNRVDLIFTIEEGAKTGVKSIEFVGNNAFSSYRLKDVIKTRETNLLSFLGSGDVYDPDRVEADRDLIRRFYLKNGYADVQVVAALSEYDPERKGFMVTFKIEEGQQYRVGSVDFQSTISTLDPNSLRGYSRVSVGSLYNVENIEKSVEEMQIEASRRGYAFAVVRPRGDRNFEAHTVSVVFAVDEGPRTYIERINIRGNTRTRDYVIRREFDISEGDAYNRALVDRAERRLKNLDFFKDVKITTEPGSSSDRVILVVSLEEKSTGDFSISGGYSTTDGALAEVSISERNFLGRGLFAKASVTYGQFARGYSLSFVEPYLLDYRVALGLDLYQRQQLANNFISYGTKTLGFSPRLGFQLREDLSLQLRYSIYRQEITLPQTLSNCNNGGGGSPLPFNPTPAFINANPGNPQAAAIGAATGGLGCFSDGEASLPVRQELAKGATLTSALGYTLNYNTLDNNKNPTDGLLVDFKQDFAGVGGDVSYLKTAFDAKYFTPLVSDIVSIVHLQGGILNKIGNTQLRMLDHFQMGPNLVRGFAPNGIGPRDINPFGTQDALGGTKYWGASLELQMPFWFLPKETGLKGAVYADAGGLSGYQGPTNWALTGEVNQPGCIRATRATATTPANAGTCLGLQFDDSSKVRSSVGVGLVWASPFGPLRFDYAIPLTKGQFDRTQEFRFGGGTSF from the coding sequence ATGAAGTTCGGATTGCGGGTGCGGGGGGGCTTGGCGGCCGCCTTTATCATGTTCGCTGGAACGGCAGCCTTGCCGGTGGCGAGCGTGGTTGTGTCGTCGCCAGCTGCGGCTCAGACGGTCAACTCGATCGAAGTGGTCGGCAACCGCCGTGTCGAGCTGGAGACGATCCGCTCATACTTCAAGCCGGGTCCCGGCGGCACGCTGGACGCGGGTCGGGTCGATGACGGCCTCAAGGCCCTGATCGAGACCGGTCTGTTCTCGGACGTGAAGATCAACCGCCAGGGCGGCCGGCTGATCGTGACCGTCGTCGAGAACCCGGTGATCGGCCGTGTTGCCTTCGAAGGCAACAAGAAGGTCAAGGACGAGCAGCTCCAGGGCGAAGTCCAGTCGAAGCCGCGCGGCACCCTGTCGCGGCCGATGGTCCAGTCCGACGCTCAGCGAATCGCCGAGATCTATCGCCGGTCGGGCCGCTATGACGTGCGCGTCACGCCCGAGATGATCGAGCAGCCGAACAACCGTGTCGACCTGATCTTCACGATCGAGGAAGGCGCCAAGACCGGCGTGAAGTCGATCGAGTTCGTCGGCAACAATGCCTTCTCGTCCTATCGCCTGAAGGACGTGATCAAGACCCGCGAGACCAACCTGCTGAGCTTCCTGGGCTCCGGCGACGTCTACGATCCGGACCGGGTCGAGGCGGATCGCGATCTCATTCGCCGCTTCTACCTGAAGAACGGCTATGCCGACGTGCAGGTCGTCGCCGCGCTCAGCGAGTATGATCCCGAGCGCAAGGGCTTCATGGTGACCTTCAAGATCGAAGAGGGTCAGCAGTACCGGGTTGGCTCCGTCGACTTCCAGTCCACGATTTCGACGCTGGATCCGAATTCGCTGCGCGGCTACTCCCGCGTCTCGGTTGGCTCGCTCTACAACGTCGAGAACATCGAGAAGTCGGTGGAGGAGATGCAGATCGAGGCGTCCCGGCGCGGCTATGCCTTCGCCGTGGTCCGTCCGCGTGGCGACCGCAACTTCGAGGCTCACACCGTGTCGGTGGTGTTCGCCGTCGACGAGGGCCCGCGCACCTACATCGAGCGCATCAACATCCGCGGCAACACCCGCACCCGCGACTACGTCATTCGCCGTGAGTTCGACATCTCCGAGGGCGACGCCTACAATCGCGCCCTGGTCGACCGTGCCGAGCGCCGGCTGAAGAACCTCGACTTCTTCAAGGACGTGAAGATCACGACGGAGCCGGGCTCCTCGAGCGACCGCGTCATCCTCGTGGTCTCCCTCGAGGAAAAGTCGACCGGCGACTTCTCGATCTCGGGCGGCTATTCGACGACCGACGGTGCGCTGGCTGAAGTCTCGATCTCCGAGCGCAACTTCCTGGGTCGTGGCCTGTTCGCCAAGGCGTCGGTGACCTACGGCCAGTTCGCCCGCGGCTACTCGCTGTCCTTCGTCGAGCCCTATCTGCTCGACTACCGGGTCGCGCTGGGGCTCGACCTCTATCAGCGCCAGCAGCTCGCCAACAACTTCATCTCCTACGGCACCAAGACGCTCGGCTTCAGCCCGCGCCTCGGCTTCCAGCTGCGTGAAGACCTGTCGCTGCAGCTGCGCTACTCGATCTACCGCCAGGAGATCACGCTGCCGCAGACGCTGTCGAACTGTAACAATGGTGGTGGCGGCAGCCCGCTGCCCTTCAACCCGACCCCGGCGTTCATCAACGCCAATCCCGGCAACCCGCAGGCGGCGGCGATCGGTGCCGCGACCGGTGGCCTCGGGTGCTTCTCTGACGGTGAGGCCTCGCTGCCGGTCCGCCAGGAGCTGGCGAAGGGTGCGACGCTGACCTCGGCGCTCGGCTACACGCTGAACTACAACACGCTCGACAACAACAAGAACCCGACCGACGGCCTGCTGGTCGACTTCAAGCAGGACTTCGCGGGTGTTGGCGGCGACGTGTCGTACCTGAAGACCGCGTTCGATGCGAAGTACTTCACCCCGCTGGTGTCGGACATCGTCAGCATCGTCCACCTCCAGGGCGGCATCCTGAACAAGATCGGCAACACGCAGCTGCGCATGCTCGATCACTTCCAGATGGGTCCGAACCTGGTTCGTGGTTTCGCTCCGAACGGCATTGGTCCGCGTGACATCAATCCGTTCGGCACGCAGGATGCGCTGGGCGGCACCAAGTACTGGGGCGCTTCGCTCGAACTGCAGATGCCGTTCTGGTTCCTGCCCAAGGAAACTGGCCTGAAGGGCGCGGTCTACGCCGATGCTGGTGGCTTGTCGGGCTATCAGGGGCCGACGAACTGGGCTCTGACGGGCGAGGTCAACCAGCCCGGCTGTATCAGAGCAACGCGTGCCACGGCGACCACCCCGGCCAATGCCGGTACCTGCCTTGGCCTGCAGTTCGACGACAGCTCCAAGGTCCGCAGCTCGGTCGGTGTGGGTCTGGTGTGGGCGTCGCCGTTCGGTCCGCTGCGCTTCGACTACGCGATCCCGCTCACCAAGGGTCAGTTCGACCGGACCCAGGAATTCCGGTTCGGCGGCGGTACATCGTTCTGA
- the lpxD gene encoding UDP-3-O-(3-hydroxymyristoyl)glucosamine N-acyltransferase: MAQPTFFQPPPSTTLAAIAAKANAVLVDAAEGEKVIKGLASLDEAGPMHLAFFDNLKYADQLARTKAGACLVSPRFEARVPAHVAVVRANQPFRAFVQLAREFHADALRPQPWFGDDGVSPQAIIDPSARLEDGVIVEPLAVIGAHVEIGSGTIVGAGAVIGAHVKIGRDCNVGARTVIQCALIGNDVLIHPGCSIGQDGYGFIFFGPDGHLKVPQTGRVIIQNHVEVGAGTTIDRGSLRDTVIGEGTKIDNQVQIGHNVTIGRHCLLAAQIGLAGSLTIGDNVALGAKVGINNHLTIGDGAQVTAMSGVKDDIPPNGRWGGFFAKPTKQWFREIVAVERLVRDQAASRDEGRE, translated from the coding sequence ATGGCCCAGCCGACCTTCTTCCAACCTCCACCCTCGACGACCCTGGCGGCGATCGCAGCGAAGGCGAATGCGGTGCTCGTCGACGCCGCCGAAGGCGAGAAGGTGATCAAGGGACTGGCTTCGCTGGACGAGGCCGGGCCGATGCATCTGGCGTTCTTCGACAACCTCAAATACGCCGACCAGCTCGCCCGGACCAAGGCCGGCGCCTGTCTCGTGAGCCCGCGTTTCGAGGCGCGGGTGCCGGCGCATGTCGCGGTCGTCAGGGCCAACCAGCCGTTCCGCGCCTTCGTACAGCTGGCGCGCGAGTTTCATGCCGATGCGCTGCGCCCGCAACCCTGGTTCGGGGACGACGGCGTCTCGCCCCAGGCGATCATCGACCCCAGCGCGCGGCTGGAGGATGGCGTGATCGTCGAGCCCCTGGCGGTGATCGGCGCCCATGTCGAGATCGGCTCGGGCACGATCGTCGGCGCCGGCGCCGTGATCGGCGCCCACGTCAAGATCGGCCGCGACTGCAATGTCGGTGCCCGGACCGTCATCCAATGCGCGCTGATCGGCAATGACGTGCTGATCCATCCCGGCTGCAGCATCGGCCAGGACGGCTACGGCTTCATCTTCTTCGGTCCCGACGGCCATCTGAAGGTGCCGCAGACCGGGCGCGTGATCATCCAGAATCACGTCGAGGTCGGCGCCGGTACGACGATCGACCGCGGCAGCCTGCGCGACACGGTGATCGGCGAGGGGACCAAAATCGACAACCAGGTGCAGATCGGCCACAATGTCACAATCGGGAGACATTGCCTGCTGGCGGCTCAGATCGGACTGGCAGGCAGCCTTACGATCGGCGACAACGTCGCGCTTGGAGCGAAGGTCGGTATCAACAATCACCTCACGATCGGCGATGGCGCCCAGGTGACCGCCATGAGCGGCGTCAAGGACGACATCCCGCCGAACGGAAGGTGGGGCGGCTTCTTCGCCAAGCCGACCAAACAGTGGTTCCGCGAGATCGTTGCGGTGGAACGGCTGGTACGTGATCAGGCAGCGAGCAGGGACGAAGGACGGGAGTGA
- the fabZ gene encoding 3-hydroxyacyl-ACP dehydratase FabZ has translation MEESPIKFADIDINEILKTLPHRNPFLLIDRVKNIRADYSGIGVKNVSFNEPCFQGHFPERPVYPGVLMIEGMAQTAGVIGIKSVEGTEKPRAVYFLTIDKCKFRKPVLPGQTIEYHMRSIGRRKTMWWFHGDAKVDGVVVAEADVGAMLTD, from the coding sequence ATGGAGGAGTCACCCATCAAGTTTGCGGACATCGATATCAACGAGATTCTGAAGACGCTGCCGCATCGTAACCCGTTTCTGCTGATCGACCGCGTGAAGAACATCCGGGCCGACTACAGCGGCATCGGCGTCAAGAACGTCTCTTTCAACGAGCCGTGCTTCCAGGGCCATTTCCCGGAGCGGCCGGTCTATCCGGGCGTGCTGATGATCGAAGGCATGGCGCAGACCGCCGGCGTCATCGGCATCAAATCGGTCGAGGGCACGGAAAAGCCGCGCGCGGTGTATTTCCTCACCATCGACAAGTGCAAGTTCCGCAAGCCGGTGCTGCCGGGCCAGACCATCGAGTACCACATGCGCTCGATCGGCCGCCGCAAGACGATGTGGTGGTTTCACGGGGATGCCAAGGTGGACGGCGTTGTTGTCGCCGAGGCCGATGTCGGCGCGATGCTGACCGACTGA
- the lpxA gene encoding acyl-ACP--UDP-N-acetylglucosamine O-acyltransferase → MSKIDPTARVEDDAVIGEGTVIGPYCIVGPNVVIGANCKLISHVQIMGHTTLGDDNVISPFVVLGGAPQDLSYRGEPHRLEIGSGNTFREGVTMNIGTTKGGGLTKIGNAGFFMNNAHVAHDCVVGNNVIFATSATLGGHVEIGDAVYIGGLSAVHQFTRIGHGVMVGGVCGVRGDIIPYGLVNGQYAALEGLNVIGMKRRKFTRERLATVRAFYQKLFHGPGVFADRLAAVQPMAGDDPAIAEILAFIGGGRHRALCLPDIGRSAPTEL, encoded by the coding sequence ATGAGCAAGATTGATCCCACCGCCCGCGTCGAGGATGACGCCGTCATCGGCGAGGGGACCGTGATCGGTCCCTATTGCATCGTCGGCCCGAACGTCGTGATCGGTGCGAACTGCAAGCTGATCAGCCACGTCCAGATCATGGGCCACACCACGCTCGGCGACGACAACGTCATCTCGCCGTTCGTCGTGCTCGGCGGGGCGCCGCAGGATCTCAGCTATCGCGGCGAGCCGCACCGGCTCGAGATCGGCTCCGGCAACACCTTCCGCGAAGGCGTGACGATGAACATCGGCACCACCAAGGGCGGCGGGCTGACCAAGATCGGCAACGCCGGCTTCTTCATGAACAACGCGCACGTCGCGCATGATTGCGTGGTCGGCAACAACGTCATCTTCGCGACGTCGGCGACGCTCGGCGGCCATGTCGAGATCGGCGATGCCGTCTATATCGGCGGCCTCTCCGCCGTGCATCAGTTCACCCGCATCGGCCATGGCGTGATGGTCGGCGGCGTTTGCGGCGTGCGCGGGGACATCATTCCCTATGGCCTCGTCAACGGCCAGTATGCCGCGCTGGAAGGCCTCAACGTCATCGGCATGAAGCGCCGCAAGTTCACCCGCGAGCGGCTCGCCACCGTGCGCGCCTTCTATCAGAAGCTGTTCCACGGTCCCGGCGTGTTCGCCGACCGCCTCGCGGCGGTGCAGCCGATGGCCGGCGACGATCCGGCGATTGCCGAGATCCTCGCCTTCATCGGCGGAGGCCGCCACCGCGCGCTGTGTCTGCCGGACATCGGCAGATCCGCGCCGACCGAGCTCTGA
- a CDS encoding LpxI family protein yields MCGQASETTPPVGLIAAGGVLPFAVGDAIVARGQTPVLFALKGICDPKPLARFRHHWIGLGQLGNALKLLKAEGVRDLMFIGNLVRPAVSEIRFDWGTLRELPYIWSAFRGGDDHLLSGVGRIFERHGFHMIGVKDVAPNLLVPEGHLTRSRPNDLVTGDIAKGLAVLRAMAPFDVGQAVVVIDGHVVALEDIEGTDGLLARVARLRTDRRIRSAVGRGVLVKAPKAGQDLRYDLPTIGPRTVEGLATAGLAGVAVASAHTLLADPQATVTAADRAGVFITGVTA; encoded by the coding sequence ATGTGCGGGCAGGCCAGCGAGACCACACCGCCGGTCGGCTTGATCGCAGCCGGTGGCGTGCTGCCCTTCGCGGTCGGCGACGCCATCGTTGCGCGCGGGCAGACGCCGGTGCTGTTCGCCCTCAAAGGCATCTGTGATCCCAAGCCGTTGGCCCGCTTCCGTCATCACTGGATCGGCCTCGGCCAGCTCGGCAATGCGCTGAAGCTGCTCAAGGCCGAAGGCGTCCGCGACCTGATGTTCATCGGCAACCTCGTGCGCCCCGCGGTCTCCGAGATCCGCTTCGACTGGGGCACCTTGCGTGAGCTGCCCTACATCTGGTCGGCGTTCCGCGGCGGCGACGATCATCTGCTGTCGGGCGTCGGCCGCATCTTCGAACGCCACGGCTTCCACATGATCGGCGTCAAGGACGTCGCGCCCAACCTGCTCGTGCCCGAGGGGCATCTGACGCGCAGCCGGCCGAACGATCTCGTGACCGGCGACATCGCCAAGGGGCTCGCCGTGCTCAGGGCGATGGCGCCGTTCGATGTCGGGCAGGCCGTGGTCGTGATCGACGGTCACGTCGTGGCGCTGGAGGACATCGAGGGCACCGACGGGCTGCTGGCCCGCGTGGCGCGGCTGCGCACCGATCGCCGCATCCGCTCTGCCGTAGGCCGCGGCGTGCTGGTGAAGGCGCCGAAGGCCGGCCAAGACCTCCGCTACGACCTGCCGACCATCGGGCCGCGCACGGTCGAAGGTCTCGCCACGGCCGGCCTCGCCGGCGTCGCCGTCGCATCGGCCCACACCCTGCTGGCCGATCCGCAAGCGACGGTCACGGCCGCCGATCGCGCCGGCGTGTTCATCACGGGCGTCACTGCGTGA
- the lpxB gene encoding lipid-A-disaccharide synthase — protein sequence MTAQPPAGRGLRRICLVATEESGDRLGAPLMKVLRQRLGDTVAFTGVGGRDMTGEGLVSLFPIEELSIMGFTGVLKQLPKILRLLRQTVDAVIAAQPDVLVIIDSPDFTQRVAKRVHARDAAIPIVNYVAPTVWAWRPGRARAMHSYVDHVLGLLPFEPEAFRKLGGPPCTYVGHPLIEQLSSLRPNEAEQARRDAKPPLLLVLPGSRRSEVARHIAVFGETLARLQAQGIAFEAVVPTTPHLEAAVRAGVANWSVAPAIITGEAEKRAAFRTAHAALAKSGTVTLELALSGVPMVTAYRVGDVEAFILRPLVKVQSVILANLVIGENVIPEYLQEACTADNLAPVLVDLLSNGPIRARQVAAFDRLDDIMSTGAASPSERAADVVLATMRGGPRGTP from the coding sequence GTGACGGCGCAGCCGCCGGCAGGCCGGGGCCTCCGCAGGATCTGCCTCGTGGCCACCGAAGAGTCCGGCGATCGCCTCGGCGCGCCGCTGATGAAGGTGCTGCGCCAGCGGCTCGGCGACACCGTTGCATTCACCGGCGTCGGCGGCCGCGACATGACCGGGGAGGGACTCGTCTCGCTGTTCCCGATCGAGGAGCTCTCGATCATGGGGTTCACCGGCGTTCTGAAGCAGCTGCCGAAGATTCTGCGGCTGCTCAGGCAGACCGTGGACGCCGTGATTGCGGCGCAGCCGGACGTGCTCGTCATCATCGACAGTCCCGACTTCACTCAGCGCGTGGCCAAACGCGTTCACGCCCGTGACGCTGCGATCCCGATCGTGAACTACGTCGCGCCGACGGTGTGGGCGTGGCGGCCGGGCCGGGCGCGCGCGATGCATTCCTATGTCGATCATGTGCTTGGTCTGCTGCCCTTCGAACCGGAGGCGTTTCGCAAGCTCGGTGGTCCGCCCTGCACCTATGTCGGTCATCCCTTGATCGAGCAGTTATCGTCGCTGCGCCCCAACGAGGCAGAGCAGGCGCGCCGCGACGCCAAGCCGCCGCTGCTGCTGGTGCTGCCCGGCAGCCGGCGCAGCGAGGTTGCCCGCCATATCGCGGTTTTCGGTGAGACACTGGCGCGCTTGCAGGCGCAAGGCATCGCGTTCGAGGCGGTGGTGCCGACCACGCCGCATCTCGAAGCTGCCGTCCGGGCCGGGGTGGCGAACTGGTCGGTGGCGCCCGCGATCATCACCGGCGAGGCCGAGAAGCGCGCTGCCTTCAGGACGGCCCACGCAGCGCTGGCGAAGTCGGGCACGGTCACGCTGGAGCTCGCGCTGTCGGGCGTGCCGATGGTGACGGCCTATCGCGTCGGCGACGTCGAAGCCTTCATCCTGCGCCCCCTGGTCAAGGTCCAGTCGGTGATCCTCGCCAATCTCGTGATCGGCGAGAACGTCATTCCGGAGTATTTGCAGGAGGCCTGCACCGCCGACAACCTCGCGCCCGTGCTGGTCGATCTGCTGAGCAACGGCCCGATCCGTGCACGCCAAGTCGCAGCGTTCGACCGGCTCGACGACATCATGTCGACCGGCGCTGCCTCGCCCAGCGAGCGCGCAGCCGACGTCGTTCTGGCCACGATGCGCGGCGGACCGCGGGGCACGCCCTAA
- a CDS encoding dienelactone hydrolase family protein: MTERLATFRALCIAAIVLVFVPTMPSHAADTVPQELTVSTADASMTIKLFAGQREGPRPAVIILHGAQGLERYAAAYSRYAQALAAKGIDAALVSYYDATDIGPMSSADQKTRQAYFSAHVATWSERVRGAASLLTRREGYSGKIGLLGFSNGGFLAVATAASDPRITALVVFYAGRPDLHDADPFRLPPLLALHGDADRNVPLSSGKALVEAAQAAGREAELVIYHGMGHGFDFDATRPEAADALARATSFFLERLK; this comes from the coding sequence ATGACGGAGCGGCTCGCAACTTTCCGAGCGTTGTGTATCGCGGCGATCGTGCTGGTTTTCGTCCCGACGATGCCGAGCCATGCAGCGGATACCGTCCCGCAAGAGCTGACCGTCTCCACGGCCGACGCGTCCATGACGATCAAGCTGTTTGCCGGTCAGCGCGAAGGTCCGCGGCCGGCGGTGATCATCCTCCATGGCGCACAGGGACTCGAGCGATATGCCGCCGCGTATTCCCGCTATGCCCAGGCGCTGGCCGCCAAAGGCATCGATGCAGCTCTCGTTTCCTATTATGACGCAACAGACATCGGCCCGATGAGCTCAGCCGATCAGAAAACCCGACAGGCTTACTTCTCTGCTCACGTTGCGACATGGTCGGAGCGCGTCCGCGGCGCGGCGTCCCTGCTCACGCGTCGTGAGGGCTACTCCGGCAAGATCGGGCTTCTCGGCTTTTCCAATGGTGGCTTTCTTGCAGTTGCTACCGCTGCGTCGGATCCGCGTATCACGGCGCTGGTGGTCTTTTATGCGGGGCGTCCCGATCTCCATGACGCAGACCCATTTCGTCTGCCGCCTCTACTCGCTCTCCACGGCGATGCCGATCGCAACGTGCCGCTGTCGTCGGGCAAGGCCCTGGTCGAAGCAGCCCAAGCAGCAGGCAGAGAGGCCGAACTGGTCATCTATCACGGCATGGGCCACGGTTTCGATTTCGATGCGACCCGCCCCGAGGCTGCGGATGCGCTTGCACGAGCGACAAGCTTTTTCCTGGAGCGATTGAAGTGA